One Mytilus trossulus isolate FHL-02 chromosome 5, PNRI_Mtr1.1.1.hap1, whole genome shotgun sequence DNA segment encodes these proteins:
- the LOC134719632 gene encoding uncharacterized protein LOC134719632: MLRNINDRDVTFEEAMDIVSEPNEEHQEVQETNKGRQLENDHIVTETGDTYFTTETNDIAPLEVMQNNLDPMEGASPYYKELYKRRFVNDSNDKEKAIPTGGKSVMNSGLMDYFQKRQLEIYPLELFSDNYQDIFTPTIGEYLQFKTNPAMNKGTAVFTSGFWREGICQNIKNDPSRGKIFVIKDIITSFTFELNRYQLRPNN, encoded by the exons ATGTTAAGAAACATAAATGACAGAGATGTAACGTTTGAAG AAGCCATGGATATTGTGTCGGAACCTAATGAAGAACACCAAGAAGTTCAGGAGACAAACAAAGGGAGGCAGTTGGAAAATGATCATATAGTTACAGAAACCGGAGATACATACTTTACTACGGAAACAAATGATATTGCACCTTTAGAAGTT ATGCAAAATAATCTCGATCCCATGGAAGGTGCTAGTCCGTATTACAAGGAACTTTACAAAAGGCGCTTTGTAAATGATAGCAACGATAAAGAAAAGGCTATTCCC actGGAGGAAAATCTGTAATGAATAGTGGGCTGATGGACTATTTTCAAAAACGTCAACTAGAGATATATCCTCTTGAACTGTTTTCTGACAATTATCAGGATATCTTCACTCCTACTATTGGGGAGTATTTGCAATTCAAAACAAATCCAGCTATGAACAAAGGGACGGCAGTGTTTACATCCGGTTTCTGGAGAGAAGGAATATGCCAAAACATAAAGAATGATCCTTCTCGGGGAAAGATTTTTGTGATTAAAGACATAATTACAAGTTTCACATTTGAACTAAATAGATATCAGCTAAGACCAAACAATTGA